The following DNA comes from Mucilaginibacter jinjuensis.
GTGCCGATTATCTGGGGCATTATTAAGAGTAGAAGAGAAAGAGCTTAGAAGCAAGAAACAAGAGCAAGGAAACAAGATTGCCTTTAAATTGGCCCGTCATTGCTGTAAAGGTTAAGTAATTCGGTAACAGAATTAGCAGAAATTTCAATACCGCATAATCCGTTTTTCATTAGGAATGGTAGTGTGGGTAATATGATCGTCAGTGGATATCACTTTTCTTTGATCGCCAAAGAAAAGTAACCAAAAGAAAGCTCGCAGCCGGGCCCTGTTGCTATGAACTTGCAGTAGGTGGGCAGTACCTGTGGTTGCCGCAACATTGCCAATGCTGCATGAAAAGAGGTTATGTTAAGGTAGTGATTGTTTCGGCATATCAACTTCCTTTAAATTAAATCTTGATTCCTGATCCTGATTCTCGTTTCTTGATTCTCTTCCGTCGGCAAACAGCTTCGGCCAAAGCGGGCAGAACAATGCTGGCCTTGTGCGCAGGAAAGAGGCATTGGAGATTTTGCAGAAGGGCTGGGTTGTGCGATGCGACAGCCGGGCAAAATATCCCGTCCCGATAGCTATCGGGATGTGTTGTTCTGACCGCTTGTGCGGTATGGCCCTTGTGCGCAAAGAAGCCTTTTGCCGATGAGCGCTTTGGTTACTTTGGCGCCCCAAAGTAACAGCCCACCCGCGGCGATTGAGCGGGACTGACATTAATAGTAGCCCAACCTATTCATAGTAGCTTCTGCGGTATTGAAGTTTCTGCATATCGGTCTGATACTTCGACGGAGCTCAGTATGACAAAAGCTTCGTGCCTCGCAATGACGCGTTGTTAAAGGACGTCTTATTTCTTCTTCCTCTTACTACCCACAACCGCTTTAAACGCAACCTCCTCCTTATCCAACTTAACCTTCTCCTCCTCACTCATTTTAACCGCTATCAGCTTATTTAAATCTGGCTGACCGGCATCAACCCAGGCCGAGTACCAGTAACTGCCAACGGCGAGTATGGCAGTGCGCATGCGGCGTTCTACCATGCCGTGCATCAGTTTGTGGTAGGCTGCGCAATACTCGGGCGAGTAGTCGGTAACCTTGCGGGTACCACGTTGTTGCTTGCTATATTTTTTATCGGCAGGGAAGGTTTTGTTCAATATTTGTTCGAAACGAACTACAGAATCTACACCCTTAAATGAGCTTCGGCACAAAATAAATGCTTCTGATAATGGGTTTTCAATATAGCGGGCTTTACCGATGTATAAGTGATACTTGTCAGCAAATTGCTCGGGCAGGCGGCTCTCCCACAGTGCATGCAAGCCTTTTTGGTTGGTGAGCTGGCCATCATAGTTCATGGTAGTGTGCAACGGTACACACGCGTCAGATACATAATGACCTAAATCGGCAGAGGTGTGCAGTATGTCTGTAGTATCATGTGCTTTAAAGGCACGCACCAGGCGGTAATATTCGTATTGGATGCTCCAAGGGACTGTGCCGTATTTAATGATGGTATCTTTGCTGTAACAATCCACTGCATCGTTCCATTTATGGGGGATGGTTTTAAAGGGCGTTTTGCCGTAATAATCGGCATCCAGGAAATGGCGAGGTGCTTCGGTGCTGTCGGTATACCGGCGTTTGTCGGCCGTGACGGCGTGTTCGGTAATATAATCGATGTTGCTTTTATAAAAAGTAGCCATCGCTTTGGGTAAAGTAAATACGGCGAGGTGGTGGATACGGTAATGTGCAAAAAATCCCCACGAGGAGCAGGAGAACAGGATGATAAGGGCTACGAGTAACCGTAAGGCAGGTTTCATTGCTCAAATATAGCAACCTTGCCCATGCTTGCCCGAAAGTGCGGGGCTTTAAATAAATTTATTTATCTTTGTGATGTTAAAGAAACAGAAGCACTTAGTGTGGAAAAATATTTAAAAACATCTTTGAAGTTTAAAATATTCACCATATATTTGCAGTCCGAAAAATAAAAAGAATACTTAGCTAAAATGGCAAATCATAAATCATCAATTAAAAGGATCAGAGCTAACGCTACTAAGCGTTTACGCAACAGATATCAGGCTAAAACTACAAGAACCGCTATTAAAAAATTAAGAGGTTCTACTACTAAAGCAGATGCAACTCCGCTTTTAAGCAAGGTTATCTCTATGCTTGATCGTTTAGCTAAGAAAAACGTGATCCACAAAAACAAAGCTTCGAACAATAAATCAAAGCTTACTAAATTTGTTAACGGCTTAGCATAAGCTTAAGCAAATAAAATATACAAAAGGGATAGTGCCACAAGCATTGTCCCTTTTTTTATTGCCGCGATTTTTAATAACTTACCATC
Coding sequences within:
- a CDS encoding zinc dependent phospholipase C family protein; protein product: MKPALRLLVALIILFSCSSWGFFAHYRIHHLAVFTLPKAMATFYKSNIDYITEHAVTADKRRYTDSTEAPRHFLDADYYGKTPFKTIPHKWNDAVDCYSKDTIIKYGTVPWSIQYEYYRLVRAFKAHDTTDILHTSADLGHYVSDACVPLHTTMNYDGQLTNQKGLHALWESRLPEQFADKYHLYIGKARYIENPLSEAFILCRSSFKGVDSVVRFEQILNKTFPADKKYSKQQRGTRKVTDYSPEYCAAYHKLMHGMVERRMRTAILAVGSYWYSAWVDAGQPDLNKLIAVKMSEEEKVKLDKEEVAFKAVVGSKRKKK
- the rpsT gene encoding 30S ribosomal protein S20, giving the protein MANHKSSIKRIRANATKRLRNRYQAKTTRTAIKKLRGSTTKADATPLLSKVISMLDRLAKKNVIHKNKASNNKSKLTKFVNGLA